The DNA region TTTAAGCTCGGCGGGCTGAAGGCCCTCGACGACTTCCTCGTCAATCGCAAGATCAACGATTTCGACACCTACGTCGGCCTCAGCGCTGGCGCCGTGTTGGCCGCGCCGCTGGCCGCGGGCATTAGCCCGGCCGAGATGCTCAAGAGCCTTGAGGGTAAGTCCGAAGAGATCTCGCAGTTCCAAGCGCTTGATTTCTACAGCCCCAACTGGCGCGAGTTCGCCGAGCGCCCGCTGCAGTTCACGCTCGACCTCGCCGCCTACGCGCCGGGCGTCCTACTCGACCTCGGGCGCCACGCGCCCACGCTGTTCGGCACCTTGCGGCGCGGTCTCGCGGCGTATTTGCGCGAGCCGTCATCGCAACATCTGTGGGACATGGTCGAGCCGATCGTCGAGACCATCGACAAGCGGCGCAGCTTTCCGTTCGTGCTCGACTACCTGCCGTCGGGCTTCTTCGACAACTCGAGCATTGAGCGATACCTGCGCCGCAACTTCGAACGGGGCGGCATCAGCAACGACTTCCGCACCCTCTACCAGTCGACCAAGCGCGAGCTGTACATCGGCGCGATGAACCTCGACACGGCCGAGCGCGTGGTGTTCGGCCACGACGAGGACGCGTCGGTGACGATCTCCGAGGCGGTGCAGGCCTCGACCGCCCTGCCCGGCTTCTACAAGCCGGCGCGGTTGCACGGTGTCGACTATGTCGACGGCGGTGTGCGGCGCACGGCGAACATCGATGTCGCCATCGAACACGGCGCCGACTTGGTGATCTGCTACAACCCGTTCCGGCCGTTCTCCAACCGCGTCCGGCGCAAGTACGTAAAGGAGTTGGGCAAGGTCGTGGTCGAAGGTCGTCCGTTGGTCGACACTGGGTTGCTCACGGTGATCAACCAAGTGTTCCGCACGCTGCTCCACTCGCGCCTGCAGTACGGTCTGCGCCAGTATCAGGATGATCCGCACTTCCACGGCGACATCCTCGTCATCGAGCCGAAGGAATCCGACCAGCACTTCTTCCAGATGAGCGCGCTCGCCTACTGGCAACGCGCCATAGCCGCGCAGCACGGCTACATCTCGGTGACGCAATCGATCGAGCAGAACTACGAACTGATCAAGCCGATCCTCGAAGGCTACGGCATCGCGATCACCCGCCGCGCCGCCCGCGCCGGCGTCGACCGGCTGCGCGCCGACAACGAAGACGAAGCCTCCGACGTGCTGACTCGCGAGATTCCGCGCCGCAACCTCAGCGTGGCGTAGAGCGTTCGGTATACAGTGCCGGGAACGGCGAGGAGCACGGGATGACCGACTATGAGTTCACGGTCGTGATCGAGCGAGACGAGGACGGACGCTTCGTCGCGATCTGCCCGGCCCTGCAGGGTTGCTATACCGAAGGCGAGAGCGCGGAGGAAGCACGCGGTCTCATCGAGGATGCGATTCGTCTCCACGTTGAAGATCGCTTGGCCTCTGGCGAACCGATCTGTCAGGAAGTTGGGGCGACCAAGGTCCGCGTTGCGGTATGAGTCCGCGGCTGCCGACACGCAGCGCGCAGGACGTTCTGCTTCTCCTCAAACGCAAAGGCTTCGTCGCCGTTCGCCAGAGCGGCAGTCATGTGATCCTCCAGCATCCAGACGGCCGCCGCACCACGGTGCCGGTTCACAAGGGTCGCAACCTCGGGCGTGGCCTGCTTCGTCAGATCATGCGCGACGCCGATCTCACAGTCGATGATTTGATTGGCTGAAGGCGAGCAGCCGAGCTGCTCTTCTAACAGAGTGTGGAGGACACGAGCCGAATTACCTCGAATTGCCTCCTTCCCGACTTGACCCCGAAATTCCCCTGCTGAGGGCAAGCAGAACATCGCGACACGCGACTTCGAGAAACTGTCTCTTGGGCAGCCCAGTCCGTCCTGCTCGCCTTGATGCTGTGTTCGAACAGCAGATTCCCCTGGACGAAAATAAAGCGGGCAAGTCGCTTGACAAACGAGGTAGCATGCGATTTTTAGCCGGCCAACCGACAGGAGGAAGCCATGCCATCGAAGACCACAACGGTCAGGCTCGCCCACGGAATGATACTGCCGGATGCGAGCACTATTCGTGCGCTAATGAAAGAACTTCGCACGCGTGCAGACAAGGATCGGAGTCTGGGGCGTCGGTGGAGGTCTAATCCACGTGCGGTTCTTGCGGAGTTGGGCCTCGCCCGGCCCATTCAGAACCAGATTCTCAGCGAAGAAGGTCTGCGGGTGGTACGTCGCTCTGGAGAACTGCAGCTCGAATCGGGGTGCTACAGCTGCTCGGGGTGCTGCTGCACAGGCTGCTCCTACTCAGGTTGATCGCTCGCCAGCGACTCGTTTCTCTTCGGAAGCAATGCCGAGCGGCCTTGAGCACCCGGCACGGGTTGAAGCTCGTCTCGCGGCCCTCTACGCCGACCGCCTTGCAGCGTTCGTTCGTACCCTCGGCCGTGATTGGGTCGTTCACGAGCGCTCCACGAAGAACCTAACTTGGCTGTACTGCGGGCACAGCTCCGGCATCCCAACCCACGGCTGGAAGGTGCACGTCTCGCTCGCGATCGCGGAAGCGACAGATGCGTTTTTGAGGATTCTGGAGTATCTCCGAGAGGAGATGCTGTCGTTCAAATTGCCGAACAGTCTCGGTGGAGTATCAGCTCTCAATAGCGGGCTCGCAGGGCCGACCCAGTTTGGAAAAGTCCTGACCATCTACCCATCATCGACAGCTCAGGCTTGCTTGGTGGCCAAGCACCTAGATTCAGTGATTCCCGTTAGAAGGGGTCCTCGAGTGCCATCTGACAGATACCTTCGGGCAGACGGTGCGATATCGTTAAGATACGGTAGCTTCACGCTTGATCGCGTTTTGGTGGACGCGTTCGGGCGTTTCGAGCCAGCGATCGAAACTCCGTTCGGGCTCTCACGCGACGAGCGTACAGCCACCGGTCGCCAGTCAGCGTTCGCCGATCCTTTGCCACTGTCGCTCGAACCCCAGCACGATCACTCGGCTCTCGCGACAAACGACGCGCTGTTCAGAAAAGATTCGACAGAATACGTTCCGCTGTGTCTGCTACAGCAGACGCCACGCGGCCGTGTGTTTCTTGCCGGAGACATCAACTCGGCGCAAACCGTGATCATCAAGACCGCGGAACAGGGTGTCATGAGCGACATTGCCGGTCACGATGCCGCGAGTCGGTTGTTAAACGAATTTAGGGTGTTGAGGCAACTAAGACAGGCTGGCCTCACAGTGGCGCCCGAACCAATCGTGATGAACGCTGAAGTGCCATGGATGGCCGTGGCCGATGTACAAGGCGAAACAGTCGACTCGCTTCCACCCGATCAGCAATTGCTTCGGCTCGCCGATGCGGCGGACAGACTTGCGCGGGTGCACGAAGCCGGTTTTGTGCACCGGGATGTCAAGCTTGCCAACATCCTGGCGACGCACGACGAAGTCGTCCTCATCGATTGGGAGCTAGCCTCCAGAATCGGCAGCGAGGAGCCAATCATCGGAGGAACAAGGGGTCATGTTGCGCCCGAAGTGATCCGGGGGAAGTACGCTGCCGAGCAGGCGACGCCTATGGCAGATGTGTTCGGCGTCGGGGCCTCCGTGGCGCATGCGTTACTGAGGTGCAATCCGGCGCTGCTTCCGGCTGGCAGCGGTAGGCTCATTGGTCTCCTGGTTCTAGGCGGGAACAAAGACGCCGCGATCGTCGTAAGGAGGTGTGTTGCTGCCGATGTAGCACGCCGTCCAACAGCGGCAGACGTGCGCGACAGCATACGGCGTCTTCGAGTTCGCACTGCGGCAATGTTCCTTCAAACAAAGGTGGTGAAGCGCGGTAGTCGAAGGTGGGCACTCCGAGCGGCGTACGAAGTCGCGAACCTGACGCGGAGGTACCGATCACCCACACCTGGCGGCACTGCGTGGCAGAATCGCCATTTTCAAGCAGATTTTCTCTGCGAGAGTATCAATTTGGGCGCGGCTGGGATCATCATCGGTCTGCTAACGATTGCAGAATTTACGCGGCGCGACTCGCACGTTGACGATGTCCAACGCGCAGCCGAGTGGCTCGCGAACGCCGCACCGCCCAAAGCTTCATGTGGTCTGTTTACCGGAAATGCGGGCGTCGCCCTCGCGCTCGCGTTGGTTGGTACGCGCTTCGGTGAACCGAGGTTCATCGCAGCATCACTAGAACGTTTAGGCGTGGCCGCGGAAGCGCGAGATGAGCAGGATTTGTTCGCCGGCGCGGCCGGTGTCCTGTGGGCAGGGGCTGCTATTGGGCGGCTCCTGGGAGAGGTAGCGCGTGACATTGTTGCTCCTCTCGCACGATGGCTGAACGACACTGTGGTTGTTCGTGACGACCTGCTCGTGTGGAGAAACTCAGGTAGGCTCGATTCGGCAAAGGAACCCTTTACCGGGGCTGCTCATGGGGCAGCAGGAATAGCTCTTGCGCTCCGGGTCTGGAGTAGCGAGAGTCGACAGATAGACGGAACGCTATTGGCCCGTGAAATACTGTTGCGTCTCTACGAGAAGGCAAGAGTGGAGCCGGGTGACGCGATGCGACGGTCCCTGGACGTTCCCGTGCTGCCGACGCCGTCGAACGAATGGTGTCATGGAAGCATGGGATATGTTTGGTGCGCCCTGCAGGCATTCCCGAATGATCCGGCCTTTGAGCCGGCGATCGACTGGGCAGCATCGCGTCTCTACGCGGCACCACGTGTTAGCAACGTCACATTCTGCCATGGCCTAGCAGGGCAGCTTGAGGTGTGGCGAATGTTGACTCGGAACGCCCGGTGGGACCGAATCGCGCAGCACCGTAGCAGCGAAATTGCCGCCTGCTTGAGATTGCTGACAGAGAGAAGCAGCGGCCTTACGACATGGTGTGCAGAAGATCCGAACGTATTCACGCCTGACCTGTGGGTTGGCTTTCTAGGCCCCGCAACCGCAGTCGCGAGACATTTCATGGGTGAGTCATTGCCACTGATGTCGCTTGATTGAACGATTGGGTGCTGGGAGAGATCGTGCGTATCACTCTTGATCGTTTACCACGAAGTGCCGTCATCTGTGCAATTGGGGTGTGGGACCCGGTCCTCGAATGTAATCGCAAACTGTTCCGCCAACTTGCTAAGACATCGCGTAGCGAGCACTATACTAGCGTCATCGTGACGTTAGATCCTCCGCCAGCAATGTTCAACCATGGCCGAAAAGAGTGGGCGACATTTGATAATCTAGCGGCGCGGCTCTCATTTCAGCGCAACGAGGGCATCGACACGACAATCGTTGCGCGAATAAGTCACCGCGAAACCAAGCTCGGCGCGAGGTGGTTTTTCGATGTACTCTCCAACTACGTCGATATCGCCCAGATCTGGCTCGGTGCGCGGCAATCCCTAGGTCCAGATCACGAGGGATCTTCGGCTGCTATTCTTGAGTACGCATCGCGACGCAAGATACGCGTGGTGCGGCTGCCGAATCGGTTCACTCGCAACGTATCCGGGCGCGGAAGGGAATGGCTTCGTATCGGGAGCGTCTGTCGTGCGAGAAAAATGTCGGGCGTGAACCTTTGTGGCGAAAGCCCCCCCATTCTAAACGAGTGAGCGTCGCCTGGTTGCCAGGAAACTATACCGCGAGAATCATAGAGGATCCGTCGCAAGTCGATGGCGATACTGTGGAGTTGCAACTTTTGCAATCCGGTTCTGGGCTCCCAGCGTTCACGTGGCCCGAAGCGGCGTCGAAGTGGCTGCGCTTCATCGCTGGGCCGCTCGACCAGCGAGGGAGAGGTGATCTCTGAACAACGGTTGAAGCCGCCGTGCGGACTCTACCAACCGCGTCAAGCGCAAACTTGGGGTGCGTCTGGAAGTGGGCGTTCGCTTGAACCGCTTCGCCGGGGAACGATGCGGAGCGCCGCGTCGCTACAGTCAGAACGTGGGTGTGGGGTTCCCACGCCGCACGCCGGACCGTAAGCTCGTCCAAGGCCAACGGCTTGGACGAGCCCGCACGACACGATCGATCATCACCTTCTGCAGGCTGCCGGAGAGAATCCCAGTGGCCGGATTATCAGGTAGCCAGGACACGCTGCGCCGGCTCAGCGTGTCTGCGCCCCCTGGCGTTCGACTTCCCGCAGCACCGCAGCGATCAGCGGCGCCTGCAGCACGGCTTCCAGGCTCCGGCCTTTCGCATCGGGCGCACTGCCCAATCAGCACACGCGCTAAACGGAAGATGGGCGCCGTGGTCAATCGGGTCGGCGGCGTACTCGCCTGTTCCCTCAGACTCCCACCAACGATCGCAGCTTGGCGCGGGCCTGATCCATCGAGCGGGCCGAAAGCCGACCCAGCCGGCGGCGGACGGCGGCGACGTGAATGGTCGCAAGCTTGTGCAACCTGAGAACCGACGTCACCTTCAGTCCGGTCTGCCCGTGCTCGTCGAGTTGCGGATCAAGGACCAGATCGGTTGGGGCGGAGTGACGGACGAGATGTAGGCAACGAGGATCTCGTTGGTCGACGCGGTCTGTGGTGTGAGCAGCAGAACCGGGCGCTGCTTCATCCCCGGGGCGTCGCCGAACGGAAAGCCGCTAGATGAATCTCACCGGGCTGCATCCTCCGGTTCCCCGTCGTTGACCGTGTAGATGTCCTCGCGGACATCGCCGAGCTCGGCCGCCCACTGTCGCGCAACGCCGCGTTCCCACGCTTCCCCGGCTTCATCTTCCTCGGGGACCAGAATGATGACCCGTACCCGCCCCGGCCGCAGATCCGGCGGCACGATTCCCTGTAGACGGTGCTGGTCATCGATCTCCGCGCTTACTTCGAGGGCCTTCATGCTCGACCTCTGGCAGATTCACTGGGATTTCGTGCGGCGACCATAGCATGCCATCTCTGGAAAAGCTTCCGGCGCACTCACGAACGCACTGCAGAATAGATTCGCGTGAGGCCGCCTCCCAATCGTCTTGCGGATCGACCAGCAGCAGTGTGGCGCAGGAGGATGTCGCCAGCAGTTCATCCACGAGACCTTCCCAGGCTCGATACAACTCGATGACTGCTTGACGGCCCTTGAGGCCGCGGCTTCGTGCCCACGGGTATTTCGAAACGTAGGCCACGTTCTGGGAGGCCCATGATTCACCGCGCTCGCGATGCACGCGCGTCAACGCTTGGTCGATGTTGCTCGGCCGAAGATAGATGAGCAGTGGGTCAGCCGCGGTGATCTGACTTTCGATTCTCGCAAACACCGCCTTGACTTCATCGATCGGCGCCCCGTCCATAAGGTTGGGCAGCACCGAGTTCTGCAGAAACGTGCTCTCAAGAATGATCGTTTGCTGGCCGCCGGTGCAGCGGCTGGCCAGTCGCGCCCATTGATCCAGCCCGTACACCTCCGCATCCCTCGCCAAGCCGTCCTCGCCGTCGTCGGATTGCGCGGCCATGTTGCGATAGTGGGTTCTGAGCAAGTCGATCGCTTTGGTTCGGATCGGATGATCGTCCGCAAACTCGTGATAGACGCGGGCGTCTTCACCCTGGCTAATGAGCCAATTCGCCAGCTTCGAAGCCGTCGTCGACTTTCCCACGCCGATCATGCCCTCGATCAGGATCAAACGCCCTGCCGCCATACTGGGTCTGTAACCGAAACTTCGAGC from Deltaproteobacteria bacterium includes:
- a CDS encoding patatin-like phospholipase family protein encodes the protein MGITIVQKSEVGVRKPDPKIALVLAGGAITGGAFKLGGLKALDDFLVNRKINDFDTYVGLSAGAVLAAPLAAGISPAEMLKSLEGKSEEISQFQALDFYSPNWREFAERPLQFTLDLAAYAPGVLLDLGRHAPTLFGTLRRGLAAYLREPSSQHLWDMVEPIVETIDKRRSFPFVLDYLPSGFFDNSSIERYLRRNFERGGISNDFRTLYQSTKRELYIGAMNLDTAERVVFGHDEDASVTISEAVQASTALPGFYKPARLHGVDYVDGGVRRTANIDVAIEHGADLVICYNPFRPFSNRVRRKYVKELGKVVVEGRPLVDTGLLTVINQVFRTLLHSRLQYGLRQYQDDPHFHGDILVIEPKESDQHFFQMSALAYWQRAIAAQHGYISVTQSIEQNYELIKPILEGYGIAITRRAARAGVDRLRADNEDEASDVLTREIPRRNLSVA
- a CDS encoding type II toxin-antitoxin system HicA family toxin; protein product: MSPRLPTRSAQDVLLLLKRKGFVAVRQSGSHVILQHPDGRRTTVPVHKGRNLGRGLLRQIMRDADLTVDDLIG
- a CDS encoding deoxynucleoside kinase, which produces MAAGRLILIEGMIGVGKSTTASKLANWLISQGEDARVYHEFADDHPIRTKAIDLLRTHYRNMAAQSDDGEDGLARDAEVYGLDQWARLASRCTGGQQTIILESTFLQNSVLPNLMDGAPIDEVKAVFARIESQITAADPLLIYLRPSNIDQALTRVHRERGESWASQNVAYVSKYPWARSRGLKGRQAVIELYRAWEGLVDELLATSSCATLLLVDPQDDWEAASRESILQCVRECAGSFSRDGMLWSPHEIPVNLPEVEHEGPRSKRGDR
- a CDS encoding type II toxin-antitoxin system PemK/MazF family toxin, with protein sequence MVLDPQLDEHGQTGLKVTSVLRLHKLATIHVAAVRRRLGRLSARSMDQARAKLRSLVGV
- a CDS encoding phosphotransferase gives rise to the protein MHVSLAIAEATDAFLRILEYLREEMLSFKLPNSLGGVSALNSGLAGPTQFGKVLTIYPSSTAQACLVAKHLDSVIPVRRGPRVPSDRYLRADGAISLRYGSFTLDRVLVDAFGRFEPAIETPFGLSRDERTATGRQSAFADPLPLSLEPQHDHSALATNDALFRKDSTEYVPLCLLQQTPRGRVFLAGDINSAQTVIIKTAEQGVMSDIAGHDAASRLLNEFRVLRQLRQAGLTVAPEPIVMNAEVPWMAVADVQGETVDSLPPDQQLLRLADAADRLARVHEAGFVHRDVKLANILATHDEVVLIDWELASRIGSEEPIIGGTRGHVAPEVIRGKYAAEQATPMADVFGVGASVAHALLRCNPALLPAGSGRLIGLLVLGGNKDAAIVVRRCVAADVARRPTAADVRDSIRRLRVRTAAMFLQTKVVKRGSRRWALRAAYEVANLTRRYRSPTPGGTAWQNRHFQADFLCESINLGAAGIIIGLLTIAEFTRRDSHVDDVQRAAEWLANAAPPKASCGLFTGNAGVALALALVGTRFGEPRFIAASLERLGVAAEARDEQDLFAGAAGVLWAGAAIGRLLGEVARDIVAPLARWLNDTVVVRDDLLVWRNSGRLDSAKEPFTGAAHGAAGIALALRVWSSESRQIDGTLLAREILLRLYEKARVEPGDAMRRSLDVPVLPTPSNEWCHGSMGYVWCALQAFPNDPAFEPAIDWAASRLYAAPRVSNVTFCHGLAGQLEVWRMLTRNARWDRIAQHRSSEIAACLRLLTERSSGLTTWCAEDPNVFTPDLWVGFLGPATAVARHFMGESLPLMSLD
- a CDS encoding type II toxin-antitoxin system HicB family antitoxin → MTDYEFTVVIERDEDGRFVAICPALQGCYTEGESAEEARGLIEDAIRLHVEDRLASGEPICQEVGATKVRVAV